Proteins encoded in a region of the Raphanus sativus cultivar WK10039 chromosome 8, ASM80110v3, whole genome shotgun sequence genome:
- the LOC108834757 gene encoding uncharacterized protein LOC108834757, translating to MHLKNSSVPERRFIGKESAACPPSSDSDPKHHLTVEIPDSSSPHYPSDLRRGSLGSVLSFLSSSLPSSARTNQKLLLRQVLRVRLIRFHLRFLLLLSVPPLYLFFLLISVRFLLLFVFSIVAFSLILSISLKLALPHLPSIRLFIARLLSLKLRSSSSSKVVWSIGSNPEKKKKTNSGCWVQKYSSGDVYEGEFRKGKCWGSGVYYYSVKGKYEGDWVDGKYDGFGVETWAKGSRYRGQYRQGMRHGGGVYRFYTGDVYAGEWSNGQSHGCGVYTSEDGSRFVGEFKWGVKHGLGHYHFRNGDTYAGEYFADRMHGFGVYQFGNGHRYEGAWHEGRRQGLGMYTFRNGETQTGHWEDGVLSCPTEQTTRHGSSFFISYSKVLATVQQARKASEKAHEVVKVQERVNRAVMVANRAANSARVAATKAVQTQTYYSSGGDDPL from the exons ATGCATCTGAAGAACTCATCTGTACCAGAACGGCGGTTCATCGGAAAAGAATCCGCCGCTTGTCCACCTTCCTCCGATTCCGATCCCAAACACCATCTGACCGTCGAGATCCCAGATTCATCGTCTCCGCATTATCCCTCCGATCTCCGCCGCGGGAGCCTGGGCTCAGTTCTGTCGTTCCTCTCTTCGTCTCTCCCCTCCTCCGCGAGGACAAATCAGAAGCTTCTTCTCCGGCAAGTCCTCCGAGTCCGATTGATACGTTTCCACCTCcggttcctcctcctcctctccgtGCCTCCTCTCtacctcttcttcctcttgatcAGCGTCCGCTTCCTCCTTCTCTTCGTCTTCTCCATCGTCGCCTTCTCCTTAATCCTCTCGATCTCTCTCAAGCTCGCTCTTCCTCACTTACCTTCGATTCGCCTCTTCATCGCTCGGTTACTCTCCCTCAAGCTTAgatcctcctcttcctctaAGGTTGTTTGGTCAATCGGGTCAAATcccgagaagaagaagaagacgaactCAGGGTGTTGGGTTCAGAAGTACAGCTCCGGGGATGTGTACGAGGGAGAGTTTCGTAAGGGCAAGTGTTGGGGGAGTGGGGTTTATTACTATTCGGTGAAGGGGAAGTACGAAGGGGACTGGGTTGATGGGAAGTACGATGGGTTTGGAGTGGAGACGTGGGCGAAAGGGAGTAGGTACAGAGGTCAGTACAGGCAAGGGATGAGGCATGGAGGTGGGGTGTATAGGTTTTATACAGGGGATGTGTATGCTGGTGAGTGGTCTAATGGACAGAGCCATGGGTGTGGTGTGTATACCTCTGAGGATGGTAGTCGGTTTGTTGGAGAGTTTAAATGGGGTGTCAAACATGGCCTTGGTCATTACCATTTCAG AAATGGTGATACATACGCTGGGGAGTATTTTGCAGACAGGATGCATGGTTTTGGAGTGTATCAATTTGGAAACGGGCATCGGTATGAAGGAGCCTGGCATGAGGGGAGAAGGCAGGGTCTTGGTATGTACACATTCAGGAATGGTGAGACGCAGACAGGCCATTGGGAAGACGGTGTCCTCAGCTGTCCTACCGAGCAGACCACCCGTCATGGTTCATCGTTTTTCATCAGTTATTCCAAGGTTCTCGCCACTGTTCAG CAAGCTAGGAAAGCATCCGAGAAAGCACATGAAGTTGTGAAAGTGCAAGAGAGAGTGAACAGAGCAGTGATGGTTGCGAACCGAGCAGCAAATTCTGCTAGAGTTGCTGCAACAAAGGCTGTTCAAACCCAAACATATTACAGTAGTGGCGGCGATGATCCCTTGTGA
- the LOC108834758 gene encoding uncharacterized protein LOC108834758 gives MQKSFSLIQTVAISGVFSAVSCWYGFVFGRESARKELGGLIEELRSGGGGSDSASPHS, from the exons ATGCAGAAATCGTTCTCGTTGATCCAAACGGTGGCAATCTCCGGCGTGTTCTCCGCCGTCTCTTGCTG GTACGGATTCGTGTTCGGTAGAGAATCGGCGAGAAAAGAGCTCGGCGGTTTGATCGAAGAACTCCGTAGCGGCGGCGGAGGTTCTGACTCTGCTTCTCCTCATTCTTGA